In one window of Campylobacter hepaticus DNA:
- the eno gene encoding phosphopyruvate hydratase, which translates to MPVIQKLRAYEVLDSRGNPTVKVQVVLSDGSLGEAIVPSGASTGSKEALELRDEDARFGGKGVLKAVLNVNEIICDAILGFDAFNQSKLDDTLRELDGTRCYSRLGANATLGVSMAVARAAANALKIPLYRYLGGVNASVLPVPMCNIINGGAHANNNVDFQEFMIIPFGFTSFKEALRCVCEIYAILKKELACLGHGTALGDEGGFAPNLKNNTEPIDLLMTCIKKAGYEKQVKIALDVASSEFFKDGKYHIEGTSFSSQDLIKHYKELCTRYPICSIEDGLAENDFEGWIKLTEELGHKIQLVGDDLFVTNEDILKEGILKKMANAVLIKPNQIGTLTQTMRTVRLAQRNNYKCVMSHRSGESEDAFIADFAVALNTGQIKTGALARGERTAKYNRLLEIELDNDEFLGEKL; encoded by the coding sequence CAGGTTCTAAGGAAGCTTTAGAACTTCGTGATGAAGATGCAAGATTTGGTGGAAAGGGTGTTTTAAAGGCAGTTTTGAACGTGAATGAAATCATTTGTGATGCTATTTTAGGATTTGATGCTTTTAATCAAAGTAAGCTTGATGATACTTTACGTGAGCTTGATGGGACAAGGTGTTATTCTCGTTTAGGAGCTAATGCTACTTTAGGTGTATCTATGGCAGTAGCACGTGCAGCAGCAAATGCTTTGAAAATACCTTTATATCGTTATTTAGGAGGGGTTAATGCAAGTGTTTTACCTGTTCCTATGTGCAATATCATCAATGGGGGAGCACATGCAAACAATAATGTAGACTTTCAAGAATTTATGATTATACCTTTTGGCTTTACAAGTTTTAAAGAAGCTTTACGTTGTGTTTGTGAGATTTATGCTATTTTGAAAAAAGAACTTGCTTGTTTGGGTCATGGTACTGCTTTGGGTGATGAGGGCGGTTTTGCTCCAAATTTAAAAAACAATACAGAGCCTATTGATCTTTTAATGACTTGTATTAAAAAAGCAGGTTATGAAAAGCAAGTAAAAATTGCTCTTGATGTAGCAAGCAGTGAATTTTTTAAAGATGGAAAATACCATATAGAAGGTACAAGTTTTTCAAGTCAAGATTTGATTAAACATTATAAAGAACTTTGTACTAGGTATCCTATATGTAGTATAGAAGATGGTTTAGCTGAAAATGACTTTGAAGGTTGGATAAAACTTACTGAAGAATTAGGTCATAAAATTCAGCTTGTAGGAGATGATTTGTTTGTCACTAATGAAGATATTTTAAAAGAAGGTATACTGAAAAAAATGGCAAATGCAGTGCTTATAAAACCAAATCAAATTGGAACTCTTACTCAAACTATGAGAACTGTGCGTTTAGCACAAAGAAATAATTATAAATGTGTGATGAGCCATAGAAGTGGCGAAAGTGAAGATGCTTTTATAGCTGATTTTGCTGTAGCTTTGAATACAGGGCAAATTAAAACAGGTGCTTTAGCAAGAGGAGAAAGAACGGCTAAATATAATCGTTTATTAGAAATTGAGCTTGATAATGATGAATTTTTAGGAGAAAAACTCTGA
- a CDS encoding AMIN domain-containing protein — protein MKIKILGIFLIFLSLLYADDNPFKMDENISLAILPQFQKEEVKFNSSARILKSITFNYINLDGSEGRVDLDINKSIDWHDTYIVSRFKSPDPSRVLDVSVTIPENGSKQESNITANVEIPLEVSKIYDFISYAVYKNKIKLITTDEMITDLSVGNPNKIVIDFRSRFVSPTKNIRLSNSIFKRIDFGSHKGYYRLVIYLDGTYYYHIQKDATGYMISLF, from the coding sequence ATGAAAATTAAAATTTTAGGAATATTTTTGATTTTTTTAAGTTTATTGTATGCAGATGATAATCCTTTTAAAATGGATGAAAATATTAGTTTGGCTATTTTACCTCAGTTTCAAAAAGAAGAAGTTAAATTTAATTCTAGTGCAAGAATTTTAAAAAGTATTACTTTTAATTATATTAATTTAGATGGTAGTGAAGGCAGGGTAGATTTAGATATAAATAAAAGTATAGATTGGCATGATACTTATATCGTATCAAGATTTAAAAGCCCTGATCCTTCAAGAGTTCTTGATGTTTCAGTTACTATACCTGAAAATGGATCTAAGCAAGAGTCTAATATAACTGCTAATGTAGAAATTCCTTTAGAGGTGAGTAAAATTTATGATTTTATTTCTTATGCAGTTTATAAAAATAAAATCAAATTAATTACTACTGATGAGATGATTACTGATCTTTCAGTAGGAAACCCTAATAAAATAGTTATTGATTTTAGATCACGTTTTGTGAGTCCTACTAAAAATATACGTCTTAGTAATTCTATTTTTAAGCGTATTGATTTTGGATCACATAAGGGGTATTATAGGTTAGTGATTTATCTTGATGGGACTTATTATTATCATATACAAAAAGATGCTACAGGTTATATGATCAGTTTGTTTTGA
- the cas1 gene encoding type II CRISPR-associated endonuclease Cas1 — translation MAYDEAFKSVLIANKAKLSLELNHLVIKQDDKEARIFLKDINFVVLESLQASITSSLLSALAKYKIILLTCDQSHNINGIFSPFLGHFISAKIAKKQIGVSLQRKAILWQKIIKNKISNQAYILKIANHSKEAKELLNMAKNVNLNDSKNLESTAAALYFKTLFGKDFTRNDICFINSGLNYGYAIIRSLIIRAICISGLLPWQGIKHDNIYNDFNLCDDLIEVFRPLIDLCVFKLKDTKDSEFLDKQAKQKLIGVLQEEVVFENKSYPLNRAINFYVQNFKNALLEDDELMMVNLYDRR, via the coding sequence ATGGCTTATGATGAAGCTTTTAAAAGTGTATTGATTGCAAATAAGGCAAAACTAAGCCTCGAGTTAAATCATCTTGTAATAAAACAAGATGATAAAGAGGCTAGAATTTTTTTAAAAGACATTAATTTTGTTGTATTAGAATCTTTACAAGCAAGTATTACTTCAAGCTTGCTTAGTGCTTTAGCTAAATATAAAATTATACTTTTAACCTGTGATCAATCTCATAATATAAATGGAATTTTTTCTCCATTTTTAGGGCATTTTATAAGTGCAAAAATAGCTAAAAAACAAATTGGAGTGAGTTTGCAAAGAAAAGCAATTTTATGGCAAAAGATTATTAAAAACAAAATTTCAAATCAAGCTTATATTTTAAAAATCGCCAATCATTCTAAAGAAGCTAAAGAACTTTTAAATATGGCTAAGAATGTAAATTTAAACGACTCTAAAAACTTAGAATCAACCGCAGCTGCTTTATATTTTAAAACTTTATTTGGTAAAGATTTTACAAGAAATGATATATGTTTTATAAATTCAGGATTAAATTATGGTTATGCTATTATAAGATCACTTATCATTAGAGCTATTTGTATAAGCGGACTTTTGCCATGGCAGGGTATAAAACATGATAATATTTACAATGATTTTAATCTTTGTGATGATTTGATAGAAGTTTTTAGACCATTGATTGACTTGTGTGTATTTAAGTTAAAAGATACAAAGGATAGTGAATTTTTAGACAAGCAAGCAAAACAAAAATTAATTGGTGTTTTACAAGAAGAAGTGGTATTTGAAAATAAATCTTACCCCTTAAACAGGGCTATAAATTTCTATGTTCAAAATTTTAAAAATGCTTTATTAGAAGATGATGAACTTATGATGGTAAATTTGTATGATAGAAGATAA
- the cas2 gene encoding CRISPR-associated endonuclease Cas2, translating to MIEDKFMRVLLMFDMPTKSKKDQKNANKFRTSLIKLGFFMMQFSVYVKICKGSVSAKTTIKSIQRILPPYGNIRVLTITEKQFDNMQILLGGTSFNEKINDNKNLVLFEYDEKSKEFKYYNEKISKEKKKTKFIQASLFEF from the coding sequence ATGATAGAAGATAAATTTATGAGAGTTTTGTTGATGTTTGATATGCCCACCAAAAGCAAAAAGGATCAAAAAAACGCAAATAAATTTAGAACCTCATTAATAAAGCTTGGATTTTTTATGATGCAATTTAGTGTGTATGTTAAAATTTGCAAAGGATCAGTTTCAGCAAAAACAACGATAAAATCTATACAAAGAATTCTACCACCTTATGGAAATATAAGAGTTTTAACCATAACAGAAAAACAATTTGACAATATGCAAATCCTTTTAGGTGGAACTTCTTTTAATGAAAAAATAAATGATAATAAAAATTTAGTTTTATTTGAATATGATGAAAAAAGCAAAGAATTTAAATATTACAATGAAAAAATAAGTAAAGAAAAGAAAAAAACTAAGTTTATACAAGCTAGTTTATTTGAATTTTAA
- a CDS encoding LexA family transcriptional regulator encodes MNGYNLKKLLKKHNLTQNQLAQKLTAYGYRNGHGIKTAAISKYALGQRKMTAEFIEAVLKVLGETDANVLISHEPIQVQRIRITGSVSCGLSINDVYECEDEFTYIPLSQSKSNLKAARANGDSMFPIIEDGDIIIYDTDSSKPRHGDLVVYINNNEIACKIFVEKKDVGIIEFKPVNQSDNFKTTTFRIDIDNMDDLKIYKVIKIQKTPNNPKSNLKLVNEN; translated from the coding sequence ATGAATGGATACAATTTAAAGAAACTCTTAAAAAAACATAATTTAACACAAAATCAGTTAGCACAGAAGTTAACCGCATATGGGTATAGAAATGGACATGGAATTAAAACAGCTGCAATTTCAAAATATGCATTAGGACAAAGAAAAATGACTGCAGAATTTATAGAAGCGGTTTTGAAAGTTCTTGGAGAAACTGATGCAAATGTTTTAATATCACATGAGCCAATCCAAGTGCAAAGAATTAGAATTACTGGGTCTGTAAGTTGTGGCTTGTCAATTAATGATGTTTATGAGTGTGAAGATGAATTTACTTATATACCATTATCACAAAGTAAATCAAATTTAAAAGCAGCTAGAGCCAATGGCGACAGCATGTTCCCTATAATTGAAGATGGAGACATTATTATATATGATACAGACAGTTCAAAACCAAGACATGGAGACCTTGTTGTTTATATCAATAATAATGAAATTGCTTGCAAGATTTTTGTGGAAAAGAAAGATGTTGGAATTATTGAATTTAAACCAGTTAACCAAAGTGATAACTTTAAAACTACTACTTTTAGGATTGATATTGATAATATGGATGATTTGAAAATTTATAAAGTTATAAAAATTCAAAAGACGCCCAATAACCCAAAATCTAATTTAAAATTGGTAAATGAAAATTGA
- a CDS encoding type II toxin-antitoxin system RelE family toxin yields the protein MIEIYFSQKAARQIKKLNKEAQKQIKKWKEEMQSLESPNQKGKALKGNLKGLWRYRINDYRLICLNDDKKLTILCLEVGHRKEIYKP from the coding sequence ATGATAGAAATTTATTTTAGCCAAAAAGCAGCAAGACAAATTAAAAAACTAAATAAAGAAGCCCAAAAGCAAATTAAAAAATGGAAAGAAGAAATGCAAAGCCTAGAAAGCCCAAATCAAAAAGGCAAAGCATTAAAAGGAAATTTAAAAGGTTTATGGCGTTATAGGATAAATGATTATCGCTTAATTTGTTTAAATGATGATAAAAAATTAACTATTCTTTGTCTTGAAGTAGGACATAGAAAAGAAATTTATAAGCCATAG
- a CDS encoding DUF6290 family protein produces the protein MLNLNIELSREKEQAFLDIAKARNTSKEKIAQALIIEFLEDLQDAKIGEQAYKEYLANEKKSISADNLFKQLNL, from the coding sequence ATGCTTAATCTAAATATAGAATTATCAAGGGAAAAAGAACAAGCTTTTTTAGATATAGCCAAAGCAAGAAATACAAGCAAAGAAAAGATTGCCCAAGCCTTAATTATAGAATTTTTAGAAGACTTGCAAGATGCAAAAATAGGCGAACAAGCTTATAAAGAATATTTGGCAAATGAAAAAAAAAGCATTAGTGCTGATAATCTTTTTAAACAACTTAATTTATGA
- a CDS encoding helix-turn-helix domain-containing protein, with protein MHKENIIKQVCEELNITQRQLSEMLQIPESTIARWKNGNLPRLTELFLKTMLENIELKRKLETIKKAHQIISEL; from the coding sequence ATGCACAAAGAAAACATAATCAAACAAGTTTGCGAAGAGTTAAATATTACTCAACGACAATTAAGTGAAATGTTGCAAATACCAGAAAGTACTATAGCACGTTGGAAAAATGGAAATTTGCCACGACTTACAGAACTTTTTTTAAAAACAATGCTTGAAAATATAGAATTAAAGCGAAAATTAGAAACAATTAAAAAAGCTCATCAAATAATATCAGAATTATAA
- a CDS encoding DUF411 domain-containing protein: MKKSILIFVACILFSTMQAKNIQIYESPNCGCCDLWADYMKNKGYEISVHKTHDILKIKKDFGIKDEYQSCHTGFIEGYIVEGHVPESAIAWLLENKPKNIIGISAPGMPQGSPGMEQGYSEKYPVILIKKDGTYELYGYFMGDEKF, translated from the coding sequence ATGAAAAAAAGTATTTTAATTTTTGTTGCATGTATTTTATTCAGTACAATGCAGGCTAAAAATATACAAATTTATGAGAGTCCAAATTGTGGTTGTTGTGATCTTTGGGCTGATTATATGAAAAATAAAGGTTATGAAATTAGTGTGCATAAAACACATGATATTTTAAAGATTAAAAAAGATTTTGGTATAAAAGATGAATATCAAAGTTGTCATACAGGGTTTATTGAGGGTTATATAGTAGAAGGGCATGTTCCAGAAAGTGCGATAGCTTGGTTGCTTGAGAATAAACCTAAAAATATTATAGGAATTTCAGCTCCTGGTATGCCACAAGGAAGTCCTGGAATGGAGCAAGGATATAGTGAAAAATATCCTGTTATTTTAATAAAAAAAGATGGAACTTATGAACTTTATGGATATTTTATGGGAGATGAAAAATTTTGA
- a CDS encoding putative motility protein: MALDIPSNACLMSTINTSILKKSMDLNEELLNKLMEGMQECSESFNAEVLGSNSLDIYA, encoded by the coding sequence ATGGCTTTAGATATTCCTTCTAATGCTTGCCTAATGAGTACAATTAATACTTCAATATTAAAAAAATCTATGGATTTAAATGAAGAATTATTAAATAAACTCATGGAAGGTATGCAAGAATGCTCTGAATCTTTTAATGCGGAAGTTTTGGGATCAAATAGTTTAGATATTTATGCCTAA
- the nhaA gene encoding Na+/H+ antiporter NhaA: MLMIKKMVLSETFPGILLVFCTFLALLCKNSSLSPIYTDFFHANFTVGFDHFQLTKSLDLWINDGLIAIFFLCIGLELKYEILRGQLKNIRSVSLPIFGALGGMIAPALIFFAINYSHEFAMKGWAIPTATDIAFAVGILMLLGNKIPASLKLFLLSLAIFDDLGAILIIALFYTDQLSVLAIIICLFCIFALLLLNYYHITHLSLYVLVGVVLWIAMLKSGVHATLAGVIISLFIPLDTKNKKPYLHEVFKDLNPWVVYFILPLFAFANAGIDIRDMQLDFVFSPVSIGIILGLFLGKQLGVFMFCYLAIKLKLAKLPENVRYRQFYGICILTGIGFTMSLFIDGLAYKNSNIFEHADKLAILVASFLSAIVGFIYLKFVK; the protein is encoded by the coding sequence TTGCTGATGATAAAGAAAATGGTTTTAAGTGAAACTTTTCCAGGTATTTTGCTTGTATTTTGTACTTTTTTGGCTTTACTATGCAAAAACTCTTCATTAAGCCCTATTTATACAGATTTTTTTCATGCTAATTTCACTGTTGGATTTGATCATTTTCAGCTTACAAAATCTTTAGATTTATGGATAAATGATGGTTTAATAGCTATATTTTTTCTTTGTATAGGACTTGAGTTAAAATATGAAATTTTACGAGGGCAACTTAAAAATATAAGATCTGTGTCTTTACCTATATTTGGTGCATTAGGAGGTATGATTGCACCTGCTTTGATTTTTTTTGCTATTAATTATTCTCATGAATTTGCTATGAAAGGATGGGCTATACCTACAGCAACTGATATTGCTTTTGCAGTGGGTATTTTAATGCTTTTGGGAAATAAAATTCCTGCAAGTTTAAAGCTTTTTTTGCTTTCTTTGGCTATTTTTGATGATTTGGGTGCTATTTTAATTATAGCTTTATTTTATACAGATCAGCTTTCTGTTTTAGCTATTATTATTTGTTTGTTTTGTATTTTTGCTTTGCTTTTATTAAATTATTATCATATTACTCATTTATCGCTTTATGTATTAGTGGGTGTTGTGTTGTGGATAGCTATGCTTAAAAGCGGGGTTCATGCAACTTTAGCAGGTGTAATTATTTCTTTATTTATCCCTCTTGATACTAAAAATAAAAAACCTTATTTACACGAAGTTTTTAAAGATTTAAATCCTTGGGTGGTTTATTTTATTTTACCTTTATTTGCTTTTGCTAATGCTGGAATTGATATTAGAGATATGCAACTTGATTTTGTATTTTCACCTGTAAGTATTGGGATTATATTGGGATTATTTTTAGGAAAACAATTGGGTGTTTTTATGTTTTGTTATCTTGCTATCAAATTGAAGTTAGCTAAGCTTCCTGAAAACGTGAGATATAGACAATTTTATGGCATTTGTATATTAACAGGTATAGGTTTTACTATGAGTTTGTTTATTGATGGTTTAGCTTATAAAAATAGTAATATTTTTGAACATGCTGATAAACTTGCTATTTTAGTAGCTAGTTTTTTAAGTGCTATTGTTGGTTTTATTTATCTTAAGTTTGTTAAATGA
- the nhaA gene encoding Na+/H+ antiporter NhaA, with protein sequence MILVSKLKALLLNEAFGGILLIVCTIFALLMENGSFSTYYREFLNLKVGFSIGEFELIKPFLLWINDGLISIFFFAIGLELKKEFLCGEFKHPKNIVLPLMAALGGILIPALLFSLVNITNPYVLRGWAIPTATDTAFALAILMMCGKHVPTSLKLFLLSLAIFDDVGAILIIAIFYTTKLSTLALVIGGIAILVMFILNLLGVTRKSFYFICSIILWISVLKSGVHATLTGIITAFFIPMQTKNGQPFLEEIYEGLKFWIAFVILPLFAFANAGVNLSNIDLKVLFSGVSIGIFLGLFVGKQVGVFLFSYLAIRFKFASLPQGCNIKQLYGVCILTGIGFTMSLFIDGLAYEASDIFNYADNLAILIASFCSGIWGLIYLNFFAKKS encoded by the coding sequence ATGATTTTAGTATCTAAATTAAAAGCTTTACTTTTAAATGAAGCTTTTGGCGGTATTTTACTTATAGTTTGTACTATTTTTGCCTTACTTATGGAAAATGGGTCTTTTAGTACGTATTATCGTGAATTTTTAAATTTAAAGGTAGGTTTTAGTATAGGCGAATTTGAGCTTATAAAACCTTTTTTACTTTGGATAAATGATGGTTTAATATCAATATTTTTTTTTGCAATAGGGCTTGAACTTAAGAAAGAATTTTTATGCGGTGAGTTTAAACATCCCAAAAATATTGTTTTACCTCTAATGGCTGCTTTAGGAGGTATACTTATACCTGCACTTTTGTTTTCTTTAGTTAATATAACTAATCCTTATGTTTTAAGGGGTTGGGCTATTCCTACTGCTACAGATACTGCTTTTGCTTTGGCTATATTGATGATGTGTGGAAAACATGTTCCTACAAGTTTAAAGCTTTTTTTGCTTTCTTTGGCTATTTTTGATGATGTTGGTGCTATTTTAATTATAGCTATTTTTTATACGACAAAATTATCTACTTTAGCTTTAGTTATTGGCGGTATAGCTATTTTGGTAATGTTTATTTTAAATCTTTTGGGTGTAACAAGAAAGTCTTTTTATTTTATTTGTTCTATTATTCTTTGGATTAGTGTTTTAAAAAGTGGGGTTCATGCAACTTTAACTGGAATTATTACAGCATTTTTTATACCTATGCAAACTAAAAATGGACAACCTTTTTTAGAAGAAATTTATGAAGGTTTAAAATTTTGGATAGCTTTTGTTATTTTACCTTTGTTTGCTTTTGCTAATGCTGGGGTGAATTTATCTAATATTGATCTTAAAGTACTTTTTTCAGGTGTAAGTATAGGTATTTTTTTAGGGCTTTTTGTAGGTAAACAAGTTGGGGTGTTTTTGTTTTCTTACTTGGCAATTCGATTTAAATTTGCAAGCTTACCTCAAGGTTGCAATATAAAACAACTCTATGGAGTGTGTATATTAACAGGTATAGGTTTTACTATGAGTTTGTTTATTGATGGTTTAGCTTATGAAGCAAGTGATATTTTTAATTATGCTGATAATTTAGCTATTCTTATAGCTTCTTTTTGTTCTGGAATTTGGGGTTTGATTTATCTTAATTTTTTTGCTAAAAAGTCTTAG
- a CDS encoding C40 family peptidase produces MRKIYFFIVVVFFMSGCSFYQNLYPDFTPSHVNKERKLKFIAKEWKNTPYVLGGRSKKGADCSAFTQNVMAEFKIHIPRTTQTQLALGTKVSKSKLKAGDLVFFKTNRGPNGMHVGIYTNKGKFIHLSTKGGVKEARLDSSYWKSRYIGARRY; encoded by the coding sequence ATGAGAAAGATTTATTTTTTTATTGTTGTAGTATTTTTTATGAGTGGATGTAGTTTTTATCAAAATTTATATCCTGATTTTACTCCTTCTCATGTAAATAAAGAAAGAAAACTTAAATTTATTGCTAAAGAGTGGAAAAATACTCCCTATGTTTTAGGGGGGAGAAGCAAAAAAGGTGCTGATTGTTCAGCTTTTACACAAAATGTTATGGCTGAGTTTAAAATACATATACCACGTACCACTCAAACTCAATTAGCCTTAGGTACTAAGGTTTCTAAATCTAAATTAAAAGCCGGAGATCTTGTTTTTTTTAAAACCAATAGAGGACCAAATGGCATGCATGTAGGTATTTATACAAATAAAGGAAAATTTATACATTTATCCACAAAAGGTGGAGTAAAAGAAGCTAGACTTGATAGTTCTTATTGGAAATCACGTTATATAGGAGCAAGAAGATATTAG
- the murI gene encoding glutamate racemase has product MKVGVFDSGVGGLSVLKSLYEARLFDEIIYYGDTARVPYGVKDKDTIVKFCLEALEFFRSFQIDMLIIACNTASAYALDVLRQKSTFSVYGVIDAGVKATSKALCDKDKEILVIGTKATINSKEYQKRLLLEGFTKVNALATGLFVPMVEEGIFEGKLMQSTMEYYFKDLLTPDALILACTHFPLLSSSLSEYFGNQTKLIHSGDAIVDFLKQQENIKTKNYKANLHFYASSDVDSLKNTARIWLKL; this is encoded by the coding sequence ATGAAAGTGGGTGTATTTGATAGTGGTGTTGGAGGATTAAGTGTTTTAAAATCTCTTTATGAAGCTAGGCTTTTTGATGAGATTATTTATTATGGAGATACTGCTAGGGTTCCTTATGGTGTAAAAGATAAAGATACTATTGTTAAATTTTGTCTTGAAGCATTAGAATTTTTTAGATCATTTCAAATTGATATGTTAATTATTGCGTGTAATACCGCTAGTGCTTATGCTTTAGACGTTTTAAGACAAAAAAGTACTTTTTCAGTGTATGGAGTTATTGATGCAGGTGTTAAGGCAACAAGTAAAGCTTTGTGTGATAAAGATAAAGAAATTTTAGTGATTGGTACAAAAGCTACTATTAATTCAAAAGAATATCAAAAACGTTTATTGCTTGAAGGTTTTACTAAGGTTAATGCTTTAGCTACAGGGCTTTTTGTTCCTATGGTTGAAGAAGGTATTTTTGAGGGTAAGCTTATGCAAAGTACTATGGAGTATTATTTTAAAGACCTTTTAACTCCTGATGCTTTAATACTTGCTTGCACTCATTTTCCTTTATTGAGTTCTTCTTTGAGTGAGTATTTTGGTAATCAAACAAAATTAATTCATTCAGGGGATGCTATAGTTGATTTTCTTAAGCAACAAGAGAATATAAAAACTAAAAATTATAAGGCAAATTTACATTTTTATGCTTCTAGTGATGTTGATTCTTTAAAGAATACTGCTAGAATTTGGCTAAAATTATAA
- the map gene encoding type I methionyl aminopeptidase, whose amino-acid sequence MIEIKKPDEIEKLRIANQVVAKTLDFLEKEIKIGMSLKQIDQMAEDYILSLGAKPSFKGLYGFPGAICTSLNQVCIHGIPDDKILKAGDILGIDVGSVVGGYYGDAARTIAIGEISSLDQALISCAKDALYHAIDIIKEGMRFKELSAALGEFIQTRGFVPLRGYCGHGIGRKPHGEPEILNYLENGANAKSGPKIKNGMVFCIEPMICQKDGTPKHYNGKWDAGSVDGLNSAHYEHCVAVVNGRAEILSAIV is encoded by the coding sequence ATGATAGAAATAAAAAAACCAGATGAAATAGAAAAATTAAGAATAGCAAATCAAGTTGTAGCAAAAACTTTAGATTTTTTAGAAAAAGAAATTAAAATAGGAATGAGTTTAAAACAAATTGATCAAATGGCCGAAGATTATATTTTAAGTCTTGGAGCTAAACCTTCATTTAAAGGACTTTATGGTTTTCCAGGTGCAATTTGTACTTCTTTAAATCAGGTTTGCATCCATGGAATTCCAGATGATAAAATTTTAAAAGCGGGTGATATTTTAGGAATAGATGTTGGGAGTGTGGTTGGTGGATATTATGGAGATGCTGCAAGGACTATTGCTATAGGAGAGATTTCATCTTTAGATCAGGCATTAATTTCTTGCGCTAAAGATGCTTTATATCATGCTATAGATATTATCAAAGAAGGCATGCGTTTTAAAGAGCTTTCGGCTGCTTTGGGTGAATTTATCCAAACTAGAGGTTTTGTTCCGCTTCGTGGGTATTGTGGGCATGGTATAGGACGTAAACCTCATGGAGAACCTGAAATTTTAAATTATTTAGAAAATGGAGCTAATGCAAAAAGTGGTCCAAAAATTAAAAATGGTATGGTTTTTTGTATAGAGCCTATGATATGTCAAAAAGATGGGACTCCAAAGCATTATAATGGTAAATGGGATGCTGGAAGTGTTGATGGGCTCAATAGCGCACATTATGAGCATTGTGTTGCTGTAGTTAATGGGCGTGCTGAAATTCTTTCTGCAATTGTGTAA
- a CDS encoding flagellar FLiS export co-chaperone translates to MNNNLNIFKKHLGEIQSLNEFQAKQIYSQINDANDFIGALQVLDITLKKIEQSILKRIDENLDDVQKRTLDATTSQLIQNCSFMGAGLFGNIFNVYVGKKLFEFEISNPLLILKTDNYEGVLAYIQDKKDEIKNILSKLASTISMDQTLDNRGIYEDTIDFKNLFK, encoded by the coding sequence ATGAATAATAATTTAAATATTTTCAAAAAACACTTAGGTGAAATTCAAAGTCTTAACGAATTCCAAGCAAAACAAATTTATTCACAAATAAATGATGCAAATGATTTTATTGGAGCATTGCAAGTACTTGATATAACTTTAAAAAAAATAGAACAAAGTATATTAAAAAGAATAGATGAAAACTTAGATGATGTACAAAAAAGAACTTTAGATGCAACAACATCACAACTTATACAAAATTGTTCTTTTATGGGAGCAGGACTTTTTGGAAATATTTTTAATGTATATGTGGGAAAAAAACTTTTTGAATTTGAAATAAGTAATCCTCTTTTAATTTTAAAAACAGATAATTATGAAGGGGTATTAGCTTATATTCAAGATAAAAAAGATGAAATAAAAAATATTTTATCAAAATTAGCTAGCACTATTAGCATGGATCAAACCCTTGATAATAGAGGGATTTATGAAGACACAATAGACTTTAAAAATTTATTTAAATAA